Genomic window (Granulicella arctica):
GAGTTGGTTCTTCGTCTGCTGGTAGTGGTCGAGCATCATCTTATGATTCTCGCGCCCGATCCCGGAAGCCTTGTAGCCGCCGAACGCGGCGCCCGCGGGGTAGAGGTGATAGCAGTTCGTCCAAACGCGGCCTGCCTGGATACCGCGACCGAACTTGTACGCCCGATGGATGTCACGCGTCCAGATGCCGGAGCCGAGCCCGTAGAGCGTGTCGTTCGCGATCTCCATCGCCTCGGCGTCGTCCTCAAAGGTCGTGACGGAGAGGACGGGTCCGAAGATCTCCTCCTGGAAGATGCGCATCTTGTTGTGGCCTTCAAAGACAGTTGGCTCAACATAGTAACCATCCGCGAGATCGCCTTCGTGCTTCGCGCGATGGCCGCCGGTCAGCAGCGTTGCGCCCTCTTGCTTGCCGATGTCGATATAAGAAAGAATCTTTTCCAACTGCTCACTCGATGCCTGCGCACCGATCATGGTCGTCGGATCAAGTGGGTTGCCGCGCTTGATCTTGTTGACCCGTGCGATCGCCCTGTCGAGGAACTGGTCGTAGATCGAGGCCTGAATCAGTGCTCGTGAGGGAGCCGTACAAACCTCGCCCTGGTTGAAAGCGAAGAGAGCAAAACCTTCCAAAGCCTTGTCGAAGAGGGCGTCGTCCGCGTTCATGATGTCGGCGAAGAAGATGTTTGGCGACTTGCCGCCAAGCTCGAGCGTGACTGGGATGATGTTCTGCGAAGCGTACTGCATGATCAGGCGACCGGTCGTCGTTTCACCGGTGAATGCGATCTTGTTGATCCGCGGATTGGACGCCAGCGGCTTGCCCGCTTCAAGGCCAAAGCCGTTGACGATGTTCAAGACACCCGGAGGCAGCAGGTCGCCGATCAATTCCATCAATACAAGGATCGAAACTGGCGTCTGCTCCGCAGGCTTCAGGACAACACAGTTGCCGGCGGCGAGTGCGGGAGCAAGCTTCCAGGCAGCCATCAGGATCGGAAAGTTCCAGGGAATGATCTGGCCGATGACGCCGAGCGGCTCGTGATAGTGGTACGCGACGGTGTCATTGTCTATCTGCGAGATGCTGCCTTCCTGTGCGCGAACGGCGGCGGCAAAGTAGCGGAAGTGGTCGGCAGCGAGCGGAATATCGGCGGCCATTGTCTCGCGGATCGGCTTGCCGTTATCCCAGGTTTCAACTGTCGCGAGGAGCTCAAGATTCTGCTCGATGCGCGTCGCGATCTGCTCCAGAATCTTGGCGCGCGCTGCAACCGACGTTTTGCCCCAGGCGGCTTTTGCAGCGTGGGCGGCGTCGAGGGCGCGCTCGATATCCGCAGAGGTCGAACGAGGAACTTCGCAGAAAGGCTTGCCGGTTACGGGCGAGATGTTCTCGAAGTAATTACCTGATTCGGGCTTCTCCCACTTGCCGTTGATGTAGTTGCCGTAGCGCGTCTTGAACTCGACCGGAAAGCCGTATTTGCCGGGATGGATCTGTGGAATCGTAGCCATGCGCGTTGCTCCTTACACAGAGATAGGACGGACCGAAAGGCAATCCGTCAGCGCTCGAAAGTGTAATCCTGCGCGACCAGCTTTGTCGCCTTTTCTGTCCGCACACCCTGGCATCGGAGACTGTTCTCCACTTTGTAACGAAGTAGCTCCACTGTGCACGATTCTTTAACAAGGCATCTCCAAATGCCTGTGATATGTTCCATTTCGACCGAAGCAGACCGGGCCAGAAGATCTGAATCTTCGGCAATCAGGAACGAATAAAAGGAGCAATTGAACATGGCAAATTTATCCGAGAACAAGGTTACTGGAGCGGGTATTACCGCACAGGAGCACGCACACGCACAGGCAGTCGAGGAGTATTGGACAGAGGAACGGCGCGCCAACGCAACGCCGGTTCCAATGCCGAAAGAACCCGGCTCCGCACACAAGGCTCACGAAGTCCCTCAGCATGGCGAAGCAGGCCATACCGAACCGGGACATCCTGACGGGGAGAAGCACGCGCACACCGCGCAACCGCACATCGTCCCTGGTGGAAACCCTGTCGTCAACCCGCTGCTCCATCCCTACCGGACGTGCGGCAAGGTCTTCTTCACGCAAGGCGGCAGCAACTTCGCTGGCTCTGCTGCGATGATCTCGCCAAACATCCTGCTGACGGCTGGTCATTGTGTCTACAACGGTGGCTGGTCCACCAACTTCATCTTCTATCCTTCGTACGGCAAACGGGCTGCTAACGATCCGGCTTACAAGTTCACCTACAACTATCTGGCGTCCTGGACGGCGTGGTCGCAGCATGGCAATCGCGCTTACGACTATGGAATGGTCTGGATGCCGAGCACGCCGGGCAACCTGATCAGCTGGCTTGGGCTTTACTGGAACGCCCCGACTGCGAACCGAACCTGGCGCGCCGTCGGTTATCCTGCGACTCCCAATCCGCCGTTCAATGGGAACACAATGGACGAGGCTGTCGGTCACTTTGCGTCTTCGGGCGTTGCTGGAACGCAGGGTCTGACGAACGACAACATGGAGCATGGTTCGAGCGGTGGTCCGTGGATTACGGACTTCAACGGTGCTGCGGTCTATGCAAACGGTCTCCAAAGCACGCATGTGCATGATGGAGACTTCACGGAGTACGGTCCGACGTTTACGGCAGAGACGAAGGGTCTCTTCGACTGGATTAACAATCCAGCTAACCGTAAGTAGCTTCAGCAGTTGATCGTAGGATCGAGCGCAGCCTCTACTTCGGCTGCGCTCTTTCCTGTGATCCGAAGCGACTTCGACCGGCTGGTGGCGCCGGTCAGGAGGGCGACGCGGGACCTGGGCAAGCCGAGCAGTTCGGCCACAAAAACGATGAGTGCGTCGTTGGCGCGGCCATCGACAGGCGGCGTGGTCAGGGCGATCTTCAGGGCTTCGTCGTGGATGCCGGTGACTGCGTTTCTGCGTGCTCCGGGATGTGCGCGGACGCTTAGGATGCAGCCGTCTGGTGTGTCGCGGACAAAGGCTGGAACGTCGCGGGCGAAGCTGCTCATTCTATGGGGCGCGGGCGCTTACCGAAGATGGCGGTGCCGACGCGGACGCAGGTGCTGCCCTCTTCGATGGCTACGGCGAAGTCGTTCGACATGCCCATGGAAAGCTGGGTGAGCGTCGGGCAGAGCTGCTGCTGTTCGTCGCGCAGCCGGCGAAGTTGCTGGAAATAGGGTCGTGCTGTTTCGGCCTCTTCCGACCACGGTGGAACGGTCATGAGGCCGCTTGGGATCAATGAATCGAGTGGCTGAAGGGCGGCGATCAGGGCGGTCAGATCATCAGGCGCTACGCCGTGCTTGGACTCTTCGTGGCTCAGCTTGACCTCGATGAGGATGGGCAGCTTCTTGTTCAGAGCCTGTGCGGCGGTGTTGAGGCGCTGGGCGATTTTGAGCGAGTCGACGGTGTCGACGGCGTAGAAGAGTTCGGCGGCGCGTGTGGTCTTGTTCGATTGCAACGGACCGATGAGGTGCATCTCAAAGTCGCTAAGAGTGCCGAGTGATGCGGCTTTCTCCTGAAACTCCTGGACTCGGTTTTCGCCGAAGAGGCGCTGACCGGCGGCGTAGGCTTCGAGCAGGGCTTCGACGGGATGCACTTTGCTGACGGCCATCAGGGCGACTTCCCTCTCAGGGCGATTGGCGTGGCGGCAGGCTTCGGCGATCTGTTCGCGAATCAGGGTAAGGTTTGCTTCGATAGACATCTAGTGGCATCTTATCGTTAGAAGGTATTCTGGAACCCTGATGCAAAGCCTGCGTTGTTGTCCGACCAAATCCGCACGATGTCGACGTTGAGCTGACCGGCCCAAGGCTTGCAGACGCTCCGGCGAACGAGAAGTCCAAACGCATGACCAACAAATTCTGACAAAAGGAACCGACAGCTATGTCTTTACAGATTGGCGATATCGCGCCTGACTTTACGGTGCAGACTACTGAAGGCGAGATTCACTTCTACGACTACATCGACGGCCACTGGGCTGTTCTTTTCTCGCACCCTAAGAACTTTACCCCGGTTTGCACGACGGAGCTTGGCTACACGGCGTTTCTGAAGCCGCAGTTTGATGCTCGTGGCGTGAAGGTGCTTGGCCTGAGCGTCGACAAGCTTGAGAGCCACGGCGACTGGGCAAAGGACATTGAGGAGACGCAGGGAACGGCGCTCAACTTCCCGCTGATCGCGGATACGGACCGCAAGATCGCGCTGCTCTACGACATGATCCATCCGAACGCCTCGGACTCGATGACGGTGCGAACGGTTTTTGTCATCGGACCAGATAAGAGGGTGAAGCTGTCGATGAACTATCCAGCGGCGACCGGGCGGAACTTCGACGAGGTGATCCGCGTGATCGACTCGTTGCAGCTTTCCGCCAAGCACCAAGTGGCGACTCCGGTGAACTGGAAGGTCGGCGAGGACGTGATCATCAGCGGCGCTGTTTCGGACGAGGCGGCCAAGGAGAAGTATCCTGCGGGCTTCAAGACGATCAAGCCTTATCTGCGGACCGTTGCTCAGCCTAAGTAAACCTTTTCGTTTGGCCTTGGACTTTAAGTGTCTTGTTTACAGCAGCTTAGGTCTCGGTGTACAGCTAAAGTATTCAAACGACTGAGCTTACGAGCAAAGTGCTCATTCTAAAGGACATTGCTACTGCAAGAAGAGAGCCCCGGCCGTGGCCGGGGCTCTCTTATCCCTCTTTCCAGTATACGAGATTGGGTGGAACTAACAGGCCAACTTTGTATGCTTATTTTTACCGGTTATGTTGCTGATAACAGTGGAGTTGTGGTTTCACGGTGCTAAGGTCGGATTGACAACACTTTTGGAAGAACGGATCTGCTGAAAGTGTGTGGCTCCCCCTTCGGGGAATGGAAAGAACAGCATGACAAAGGGACGGGGCCGCATAGATCGTCGAGGGTTGGCAAAGTAGTCGGCACGATAGAGTAGGTGCATGACGTTTGGTTCGCTTGCCCCTGCTCTTCTGTTCCTTGCCTTGACTGCTTCGGCCCAGGAACATCCTGCCCCGAAGCCTGATGCTGCTAAACCTGCAGCCGAGAAGGAAAAGCTGCCGCCGCTTCCTGCGGATGCGCATGTTGAACAGACCATGCAGATGAACGGCAAGACGCTTCGCTATATGGCGACGGTCGGGACGATTACGCTGCACGACGATCAGGGTAAGGCGACGGGTGATGTCGTTTATACGGCGTATACGGTTGAGCCGGAAAAAGGTGCTCCAGCGCGGCCGGTTACGTTTGCGTTCAATGGCGGGCCGGGCGCTTCGTCGGTGTATCTGAATCTTGGTGCGATTGGGCCGAAGCATATCCGGTTTGCGAATGAGGGTGATAGCCCTTCCGATCCGGCCGCCTTGACGGACAATCCGGGAACGTGGCTGGACTTTACGGACCTTGTGTTCATCGATCCGATCGGCACGGGCTTCAGCAGGACTCTGGTAGATGAGGCGGAGACAAAGAAGCTGTTCTATGCGCCGACGCCGGATATTCAGTACCTCTCGCTGGTGGTTTACGACTGGCTGATCAAGAATGATCGGCTGCTCTCGAAGAAGTATCTTGTGGGCGAGAGCTATGGCGGCTATCGCGGGCCGCGGATGACGCATTACCTGCAGTCCGAGCTTGGTGTGGCGATGAACGGCGTGGTGTTAGTGAGTCCGTATCTGAACCCGGGGCTGGATGATTATGGCGACTTATCGCCGATTCCGTGGATGGTGACGCTGCCGCCGATAGTGGCGTCGAACCTGGAGCGGCAGCATAAGCTGACGCCCGAGGCGATGGCGGACGTGATCGCTTATACACGCGGTGAGTATGCGACGACG
Coding sequences:
- the exaC gene encoding acetaldehyde dehydrogenase ExaC: MATIPQIHPGKYGFPVEFKTRYGNYINGKWEKPESGNYFENISPVTGKPFCEVPRSTSADIERALDAAHAAKAAWGKTSVAARAKILEQIATRIEQNLELLATVETWDNGKPIRETMAADIPLAADHFRYFAAAVRAQEGSISQIDNDTVAYHYHEPLGVIGQIIPWNFPILMAAWKLAPALAAGNCVVLKPAEQTPVSILVLMELIGDLLPPGVLNIVNGFGLEAGKPLASNPRINKIAFTGETTTGRLIMQYASQNIIPVTLELGGKSPNIFFADIMNADDALFDKALEGFALFAFNQGEVCTAPSRALIQASIYDQFLDRAIARVNKIKRGNPLDPTTMIGAQASSEQLEKILSYIDIGKQEGATLLTGGHRAKHEGDLADGYYVEPTVFEGHNKMRIFQEEIFGPVLSVTTFEDDAEAMEIANDTLYGLGSGIWTRDIHRAYKFGRGIQAGRVWTNCYHLYPAGAAFGGYKASGIGRENHKMMLDHYQQTKNQLVSYSPDALGFF
- a CDS encoding trypsin-like serine peptidase, yielding MANLSENKVTGAGITAQEHAHAQAVEEYWTEERRANATPVPMPKEPGSAHKAHEVPQHGEAGHTEPGHPDGEKHAHTAQPHIVPGGNPVVNPLLHPYRTCGKVFFTQGGSNFAGSAAMISPNILLTAGHCVYNGGWSTNFIFYPSYGKRAANDPAYKFTYNYLASWTAWSQHGNRAYDYGMVWMPSTPGNLISWLGLYWNAPTANRTWRAVGYPATPNPPFNGNTMDEAVGHFASSGVAGTQGLTNDNMEHGSSGGPWITDFNGAAVYANGLQSTHVHDGDFTEYGPTFTAETKGLFDWINNPANRK
- a CDS encoding YggS family pyridoxal phosphate-dependent enzyme; protein product: MSIEANLTLIREQIAEACRHANRPEREVALMAVSKVHPVEALLEAYAAGQRLFGENRVQEFQEKAASLGTLSDFEMHLIGPLQSNKTTRAAELFYAVDTVDSLKIAQRLNTAAQALNKKLPILIEVKLSHEESKHGVAPDDLTALIAALQPLDSLIPSGLMTVPPWSEEAETARPYFQQLRRLRDEQQQLCPTLTQLSMGMSNDFAVAIEEGSTCVRVGTAIFGKRPRPIE
- a CDS encoding DUF167 domain-containing protein, whose translation is MSSFARDVPAFVRDTPDGCILSVRAHPGARRNAVTGIHDEALKIALTTPPVDGRANDALIVFVAELLGLPRSRVALLTGATSRSKSLRITGKSAAEVEAALDPTINC
- a CDS encoding S10 family peptidase; this encodes MTFGSLAPALLFLALTASAQEHPAPKPDAAKPAAEKEKLPPLPADAHVEQTMQMNGKTLRYMATVGTITLHDDQGKATGDVVYTAYTVEPEKGAPARPVTFAFNGGPGASSVYLNLGAIGPKHIRFANEGDSPSDPAALTDNPGTWLDFTDLVFIDPIGTGFSRTLVDEAETKKLFYAPTPDIQYLSLVVYDWLIKNDRLLSKKYLVGESYGGYRGPRMTHYLQSELGVAMNGVVLVSPYLNPGLDDYGDLSPIPWMVTLPPIVASNLERQHKLTPEAMADVIAYTRGEYATTLLKGRSDPTATDRMIAHVAELTGLDPTYVRYAGGRLDVGSYLREVHRREGKIGSVYDSNVTGYDPFPYAPDQQTNDPILESIIAPTTTAMVDFTTRVVGWKTTNRYYALSGTVNQMWDRQTDLRKGAVADLREAVAADPKMQVLIVHGWNDLSCPFMGSILSVDQMPVMGDAGRVSVHEYNGGHMFYTRPDSQSLLRKDVQEMYAKH
- a CDS encoding peroxiredoxin, coding for MSLQIGDIAPDFTVQTTEGEIHFYDYIDGHWAVLFSHPKNFTPVCTTELGYTAFLKPQFDARGVKVLGLSVDKLESHGDWAKDIEETQGTALNFPLIADTDRKIALLYDMIHPNASDSMTVRTVFVIGPDKRVKLSMNYPAATGRNFDEVIRVIDSLQLSAKHQVATPVNWKVGEDVIISGAVSDEAAKEKYPAGFKTIKPYLRTVAQPK